A DNA window from Bacteroides cellulosilyticus contains the following coding sequences:
- the dcuC gene encoding C4-dicarboxylate transporter DcuC — MPVIAFLLCIVVTTFTAIYLYRKLNPQGVLMLAGLIMLTFALVLNVQPVIPDKPTGSVVFDLVKIVEETFISNLSRAGLMIMTIGGYVAFMNHIKATNALVHISMKPLGFFRRYPYLAATVTIPIGQLLFITTPSAAGLGLLLVASVYPVLIGLGVSRLTALSVIAAATLFDQGPGSANTALAAELIDQTNVAYFITHQLPLVIPTTLVVMTLFYFNNRYFDKKEAARQSAENSETTEVPQTSAKPDIPLIFAMLPILPLALLIVFSPYVGLFQPPITLNTTTAMLFSLFVSLVFVGCHTRNMRKTFDAFSSFWKGMGNVFGSVVTLIVASEIFSKGLISLGFIDSLVDYSTHIGLSGIAIAAVFALIIFCAAMLMGSGNAAFFSFGPLLPGIAGQLGMPAYSLVLPLQLSASMGRAASPIAGIIVAIAGVAGVSPIELAKRNTLPLIGSILFLIAYHFITL, encoded by the coding sequence ATGCCAGTTATAGCCTTCCTACTCTGTATTGTAGTGACTACTTTCACTGCTATTTACCTCTACCGGAAGCTCAATCCGCAAGGAGTATTAATGTTGGCCGGGCTCATCATGCTGACATTTGCCCTCGTGCTCAACGTCCAACCTGTTATTCCGGACAAGCCTACCGGCAGCGTTGTTTTCGATTTGGTGAAGATAGTGGAAGAAACATTCATCAGCAACCTGTCCCGTGCAGGACTGATGATTATGACCATCGGCGGCTATGTAGCCTTTATGAATCACATTAAAGCCACCAATGCCCTGGTGCACATCTCCATGAAACCGTTGGGTTTCTTTCGCCGTTATCCCTACCTGGCAGCTACTGTCACCATTCCCATCGGCCAGTTGCTCTTTATCACTACCCCCTCGGCAGCCGGATTAGGACTCTTGCTTGTCGCCTCCGTTTACCCCGTCCTCATCGGATTGGGAGTAAGCCGCCTCACCGCATTATCCGTCATTGCCGCCGCAACGCTGTTTGACCAGGGCCCCGGCTCGGCAAACACAGCCCTTGCCGCCGAACTTATCGACCAGACCAACGTAGCTTATTTCATTACCCACCAACTCCCATTGGTTATCCCTACCACCTTGGTAGTCATGACTCTCTTTTACTTCAACAATAGGTATTTCGATAAAAAAGAAGCCGCCAGGCAGAGTGCGGAAAATAGTGAAACAACAGAAGTCCCGCAGACCTCTGCCAAACCTGATATCCCATTAATATTCGCCATGCTCCCCATACTTCCGCTTGCGCTTCTCATTGTATTTTCGCCCTATGTGGGCCTGTTCCAGCCTCCCATAACGCTCAATACAACGACTGCCATGCTATTTTCCCTCTTTGTCTCACTCGTATTCGTAGGTTGCCACACACGCAATATGCGGAAAACCTTTGACGCCTTCTCCAGCTTCTGGAAAGGGATGGGAAATGTCTTCGGAAGTGTCGTGACACTGATTGTTGCCTCCGAGATATTCTCCAAAGGACTGATTAGCCTCGGTTTCATCGACTCACTGGTAGATTACTCCACGCATATAGGACTTTCCGGCATTGCCATCGCAGCAGTCTTCGCCCTGATAATCTTCTGTGCGGCCATGCTGATGGGAAGCGGAAACGCGGCTTTCTTCTCGTTCGGCCCGTTGCTGCCCGGAATTGCCGGACAGTTGGGTATGCCTGCCTATTCCCTCGTGCTTCCCTTGCAGTTATCCGCCAGCATGGGGCGTGCCGCATCTCCCATAGCGGGAATCATTGTCGCCATTGCCGGTGTGGCGGGTGTATCGCCCATTGAACTGGCAAAGAGAAACACCCTGCCCCTCATAGGCAGCATCCTGTTCCTGATAGCTTATCATTTCATAACACTATAA
- the iadA gene encoding beta-aspartyl-peptidase, which yields MFTLIKNANLYSPEHLGMNDVLLADDKIALIDRKIELTGIPFDTIDAGGCAVTPGFIDQHVHITGGGGQTGYASLVPDVSMSELVACGTTTVVGLLGTDGFVKELTTLYAKTKALEDDGLSAYMLTSFYGLPPKTLMSCVADDLIFIDKVIGCKLAMSDDRSAFPTELEILRLINQVRLGGFTSGKGGILHIHLGALSDGIAPLLDIARKYPTLISYLSPTHLIRTEALFRQAVEFACMGGMVDFSTGGTKFDAPHRCVMKALEAHVPLDRITFSSDGRGGVRRTNPETGETTYRPAPLHLNLQEMTLLVKEGLLPLEQALTLITSNPARNLKLRTKGRIATGFDADLCFLGSELQLTHVIARGKLVLKDKEVIKKGRYEE from the coding sequence ATGTTCACACTCATTAAAAATGCAAACTTATACTCTCCGGAGCATCTCGGCATGAACGACGTTCTGCTGGCAGATGATAAAATAGCCCTCATAGACCGGAAGATAGAACTGACCGGTATTCCATTTGATACCATAGACGCCGGCGGGTGCGCCGTCACCCCCGGCTTTATCGACCAGCACGTTCACATCACCGGTGGCGGCGGACAAACCGGCTATGCTTCCTTAGTCCCCGACGTTTCCATGAGCGAACTGGTGGCTTGTGGAACCACCACCGTGGTAGGGCTACTCGGTACGGACGGTTTCGTAAAAGAACTGACCACCCTTTACGCCAAAACCAAAGCCCTGGAAGACGACGGCCTCAGTGCCTACATGCTTACCAGTTTCTACGGATTGCCTCCCAAAACACTGATGTCCTGCGTAGCCGACGATCTCATCTTCATCGACAAAGTGATCGGTTGCAAACTTGCCATGAGTGACGACCGCAGCGCTTTCCCCACCGAACTGGAGATACTGCGCCTCATCAACCAGGTACGCCTCGGCGGTTTCACTTCCGGCAAAGGAGGTATTCTGCATATTCATCTGGGAGCCTTGTCCGACGGCATCGCCCCGTTGCTGGATATCGCCCGCAAGTATCCCACGCTGATTTCCTACCTCTCGCCTACTCACCTGATACGCACGGAAGCCTTATTCCGGCAAGCCGTAGAATTTGCCTGCATGGGTGGTATGGTAGATTTCTCCACCGGAGGAACCAAATTCGACGCTCCCCATCGCTGTGTCATGAAAGCCCTCGAAGCCCATGTACCCCTCGACCGCATCACCTTCTCCAGTGACGGCCGTGGCGGAGTGCGCCGCACCAATCCCGAAACAGGAGAAACAACCTATCGCCCCGCTCCCCTGCACCTCAACTTGCAGGAGATGACATTGCTCGTAAAAGAAGGCCTTCTGCCTCTGGAACAGGCACTGACCCTTATCACCAGCAATCCGGCACGCAATCTCAAACTGCGCACCAAAGGCAGAATAGCCACCGGTTTCGATGCCGACCTTTGTTTCCTTGGTTCCGAACTTCAACTGACACACGTCATAGCACGCGGCAAACTCGTCCTAAAAGACAAGGAAGTCATTAAAAAAGGGAGGTATGAAGAATGA
- a CDS encoding M14 family metallopeptidase: MKRLILLLAIVFLGTGLRAASVLPVGESKFTYKDYPPFADRPVDVHYYIPASGDVRRMPIVFVFEGADRGFTYLLKAWKQEAEKHKFMVFIPHFDLERFPLPDYQEIGVMDDKDHTIRPAEKRTPALVDKIFEYVCQSSGSERKGYMIYGHSAGGQFVQRFMLFHDSPYVEKAVIGSPGWYTFPDASQDFPYGVRNIPYVTPETIKKYLAKPIILQLATGDTIRESYLRKTPEAEAQGCNRYERGNQFYQYLHRIAAEHNWPCNWQKIEEQGIGHHSTEMGRRAVPVMLGDSLHALFIGNSYTQYNRLVRQVQALAASTGHKLSVKLVEHGGWTLKKHAANPETLNAIREGNWDFVILQDQSKAPAREKEWVRENVYKPAHSLDSLRRLYNPKGKTVFYMTWGHDINTYAEMQQRLAESYLEMTAQLNAWCAPVGIAWKRVRTENPSITLYNNDHSHPSRQGSYLVANVFCSVFFQKPYTGTYYAGLPEEEALYLQRIAQETVFSNPSLWNIQPTVQPEEVARRFYPEPEQQYSTPTLGKPLEEGLASLFEINRYLKDLADRHPDKVTLSDIGKTPQGRDIPVLYFGTPNEKKKIRVWIQAGLHGNEPAGPEATCMLVDYLLNTPEGAELLKKVSLALVPVANTDGYAMQSRKSGSGYDLNRDQSKLADPVALLLKKAYKEWNPEIALDIHEFNPFRKEFELLRGTKAATAADVLFLPSGHLNIPAGIRTLSNGLFREEAEKALEANGYHSGFYFTPSVRSDSLYAMKDAKSPQSSSTFQGLTNAVSLFIEIRGIGLGRACFARRAECGFLVSRSLLETTALHSKEVRSEIRKAVKETCSGKSDIFVTFQSARTELPVTFIDLAKNERFTEPLPTFDALQLKAELVRKRPKAYILPDTCRMQAEKLRALGIEVEEIGKPFTTTVEKYMVTGYKKATKEWEKIYPVTVSTRMEKEKKSFPAGCFIIRLSQKNANLAVTLLEPESVNGFVNFEVVHTELRKELPIYRKGF, encoded by the coding sequence ATGAAAAGATTAATTCTACTTCTTGCTATTGTCTTTCTGGGCACCGGACTCCGTGCCGCCTCCGTGCTTCCCGTAGGTGAAAGCAAGTTCACCTACAAAGACTATCCTCCCTTTGCCGACCGTCCGGTAGATGTGCACTATTACATTCCGGCTTCGGGCGATGTACGCCGGATGCCCATTGTCTTTGTCTTTGAAGGTGCCGACCGCGGTTTCACCTATCTGCTCAAAGCCTGGAAGCAGGAGGCAGAGAAACATAAATTCATGGTTTTCATCCCACACTTCGATCTGGAAAGGTTTCCTTTGCCCGATTATCAGGAAATCGGTGTCATGGACGACAAGGATCATACGATACGTCCGGCTGAAAAGCGAACGCCGGCACTGGTTGATAAAATCTTTGAGTACGTCTGCCAATCTTCAGGTAGTGAACGGAAAGGATATATGATTTACGGTCACTCAGCCGGAGGGCAGTTTGTGCAGCGTTTCATGCTTTTTCATGACAGCCCGTATGTGGAGAAAGCTGTTATCGGCAGTCCGGGATGGTACACTTTCCCCGATGCTTCGCAAGATTTTCCCTACGGAGTACGCAACATTCCGTATGTCACCCCCGAAACAATCAAGAAGTATCTTGCCAAACCGATTATCCTCCAACTGGCTACGGGAGATACCATCCGCGAATCATATTTAAGGAAGACTCCCGAAGCCGAAGCACAGGGATGCAACCGTTACGAGCGCGGTAATCAGTTCTACCAATACCTCCACCGGATAGCCGCCGAACACAACTGGCCCTGCAACTGGCAGAAAATAGAAGAACAGGGCATCGGACACCACTCCACCGAAATGGGCCGACGTGCCGTTCCTGTCATGTTGGGAGACTCCCTACATGCACTGTTCATAGGCAACAGCTACACGCAATACAACCGTTTAGTCCGACAAGTGCAGGCCCTTGCCGCCTCCACCGGCCATAAGCTTTCGGTAAAATTGGTGGAACACGGCGGCTGGACATTGAAGAAACATGCTGCCAACCCTGAAACCCTGAATGCCATCCGTGAAGGAAACTGGGATTTCGTCATCCTGCAAGACCAAAGTAAAGCGCCTGCCCGCGAAAAGGAATGGGTGCGGGAGAATGTGTACAAGCCTGCCCACTCCCTCGACAGCCTGCGCCGCCTCTACAATCCGAAAGGAAAAACCGTTTTCTACATGACTTGGGGACACGACATCAACACGTATGCCGAAATGCAGCAACGACTGGCTGAAAGTTATTTGGAGATGACCGCGCAACTGAATGCCTGGTGTGCCCCCGTCGGCATCGCCTGGAAGCGTGTCCGCACGGAAAATCCAAGCATCACGCTTTACAATAACGATCACAGCCACCCTTCCCGACAGGGTTCTTATCTTGTCGCCAATGTATTCTGTAGCGTATTTTTTCAGAAACCCTATACAGGCACTTATTATGCCGGACTGCCCGAAGAGGAAGCGCTCTATCTGCAACGCATTGCGCAAGAAACCGTATTCAGCAACCCTTCTCTCTGGAATATCCAGCCCACGGTGCAACCGGAAGAGGTAGCCCGCCGTTTCTATCCCGAACCGGAACAGCAATATTCCACTCCCACCCTCGGCAAGCCGCTTGAAGAAGGTCTGGCTTCCTTGTTCGAGATAAACAGGTATTTGAAGGATTTAGCCGACAGGCATCCCGATAAGGTTACGCTGTCCGATATAGGAAAGACTCCACAGGGCAGGGATATCCCCGTGCTCTATTTCGGAACTCCCAACGAGAAAAAGAAAATAAGGGTCTGGATACAGGCAGGACTGCATGGCAACGAACCTGCCGGACCGGAAGCAACCTGTATGCTTGTCGATTATTTACTGAATACGCCCGAAGGTGCCGAACTATTGAAAAAGGTTTCTCTTGCGCTTGTACCCGTAGCCAATACAGATGGTTATGCCATGCAAAGCCGTAAATCGGGTAGTGGGTATGATTTGAACCGGGATCAAAGTAAACTTGCCGATCCGGTGGCTCTTCTTCTTAAAAAAGCGTACAAGGAATGGAATCCCGAAATAGCGCTGGACATCCACGAATTCAATCCTTTCCGCAAGGAATTTGAATTGCTGCGGGGTACTAAAGCAGCTACGGCCGCCGATGTCCTTTTCCTACCCAGCGGGCATTTGAATATCCCTGCCGGAATACGTACACTTTCCAACGGCTTATTCCGTGAAGAAGCAGAGAAGGCATTGGAGGCTAACGGTTATCATTCAGGCTTTTACTTTACCCCCAGTGTCAGGAGCGATAGTTTGTATGCAATGAAAGATGCCAAGAGCCCGCAATCCAGTTCCACGTTTCAGGGGCTTACCAATGCGGTATCTCTGTTCATAGAAATACGTGGAATAGGATTGGGAAGAGCATGTTTTGCCCGTCGTGCAGAATGTGGTTTTCTGGTATCCCGCAGTCTTTTGGAAACGACGGCTCTTCATTCAAAAGAAGTAAGAAGTGAGATACGAAAGGCAGTGAAAGAGACTTGCAGCGGAAAGAGTGATATATTCGTCACTTTTCAATCTGCACGGACAGAGCTTCCCGTTACTTTTATTGACCTTGCTAAGAACGAACGTTTTACGGAACCTCTGCCTACTTTCGATGCGCTTCAACTGAAAGCTGAGTTAGTACGCAAACGTCCCAAAGCATATATTCTGCCGGATACCTGCCGGATGCAAGCAGAGAAATTGCGGGCTTTAGGAATAGAGGTAGAAGAGATAGGAAAACCCTTCACAACCACCGTAGAGAAGTATATGGTTACCGGATACAAGAAAGCTACCAAGGAATGGGAAAAGATTTATCCAGTCACAGTATCTACACGGATGGAAAAGGAAAAGAAGAGCTTCCCGGCAGGTTGTTTCATCATTCGTCTTTCACAGAAGAATGCGAACCTTGCGGTAACGCTGTTAGAACCGGAGTCCGTGAATGGCTTTGTCAATTTCGAAGTGGTTCATACGGAGTTGAGGAAAGAGTTGCCGATATACAGGAAAGGTTTCTAA
- a CDS encoding IS110 family transposase produces the protein MKKKWFIGIDISKKTLDVVIYDPAKKHADETNYKQVSNNKTGYQALFAWMKQKRISPKQTVICLENTGIYSYDLCLFLESCKQDYSSFTPLDLKRSLGLVRGKNDRVDAERIAYYGYLHRDELTYSKLSGSAVLILRDLSSERKRLVKHLTENKGFITDRKDRESTSTSRRAEEMVKILEKQIQSVEDEMHGIVSSDPTMNLNYQLLNSIKGIGSVNAINTIIHTNNFKAFETARQYACYLGIAPFEHSSGTSVKGKTRVCATGARLLKADLSQAARSAVVWDKELKEYYERKRKEGKEHGVVLNAVKFKLVCRMFAVVRRGTPFVDLITYKE, from the coding sequence ATGAAAAAGAAATGGTTTATTGGCATTGACATCAGTAAAAAAACACTTGATGTTGTTATTTACGATCCCGCAAAGAAACATGCGGATGAGACAAACTACAAGCAAGTCTCGAATAATAAAACGGGTTATCAAGCATTGTTTGCCTGGATGAAGCAGAAGCGTATTTCTCCTAAACAGACTGTCATCTGCTTGGAGAATACAGGCATTTACAGCTATGATTTATGTCTGTTTTTAGAGTCATGTAAACAAGATTACAGTTCTTTCACTCCTCTGGATTTAAAGCGTTCTCTGGGGCTTGTCCGTGGAAAGAATGACCGTGTGGATGCCGAGCGGATAGCTTACTACGGTTACTTGCATCGGGATGAATTGACCTATTCCAAACTTTCCGGCAGTGCTGTCCTTATCTTGCGTGACTTGTCGTCCGAAAGGAAACGCCTGGTTAAGCATCTGACTGAAAACAAGGGATTTATCACGGACAGAAAAGACCGGGAGTCCACCTCTACGAGCAGGCGGGCAGAAGAAATGGTTAAGATTCTGGAAAAACAAATTCAAAGCGTAGAAGATGAGATGCACGGGATTGTCAGCTCTGATCCGACTATGAACTTAAACTATCAGCTTCTTAACAGCATTAAAGGGATTGGTAGTGTTAATGCCATCAATACAATCATACATACTAATAATTTCAAGGCATTTGAAACCGCACGGCAATATGCCTGTTATCTGGGTATTGCCCCTTTTGAACATTCTTCAGGAACCAGTGTGAAAGGGAAAACAAGGGTATGTGCTACGGGAGCCAGACTATTGAAAGCGGATCTATCGCAGGCTGCAAGATCGGCCGTTGTATGGGATAAGGAACTCAAAGAGTATTATGAAAGGAAAAGAAAAGAGGGAAAAGAACATGGAGTAGTGCTGAATGCGGTAAAGTTTAAACTTGTGTGCAGAATGTTTGCAGTAGTCAGAAGAGGGACACCCTTTGTTGATTTAATCACGTATAAAGAATAA
- a CDS encoding sulfatase family protein, translated as MKNLTYLGLLSVPFCLGQHVSAQTAEQTKSASQQKPNIIFILADDMGYGDVSAYNKDSHIQTRHIDQMAANGVMFTDAHSCSAVSTPTRYGILTGRYNWRSSLKSGVLYGYSRPIIPTTRNTMASMLKANGYTTACIGKWHLGWNWGTKPGHEKPDANALNDEDVDYSKPITNGPADLGFDYFYGFCGSLDMAPYVYIENRQPTTTQIVTVPAGKKPGFWRAGAIGNDFDHQDCLPTLTHRAVEYINRHAQNERPFFLYLPLPAPHTPILPAEAFKGKTGLGDYGDFVLMVDDVVGQVREALQRNGIDSNTIVVFTTDNGCSPAGGIPEMAAKGHHANYIWRGMKADLFDGGHRVPTIVEWANGAGRGTCAQTVCLNDFYASFAALNHYTLKDNEAEDSYNILPLIRNPHHAPTIREATVHHSIRGEFAIRKGAWKLLCSPSSGGWSYPKPGVDKEAIAQLPPIQLYNMKDDPTESKNVYQKHPEIVSELKDLLQKYIREGRSTPGKAQSNDAVNKWEQIKGIMHDD; from the coding sequence ATGAAAAACCTCACCTATCTCGGATTATTATCCGTTCCCTTCTGCCTTGGACAGCATGTGTCCGCGCAAACCGCAGAACAAACGAAGTCAGCATCCCAGCAAAAGCCGAACATCATTTTCATCCTCGCCGACGACATGGGCTATGGAGATGTCTCCGCCTACAACAAAGACTCGCATATCCAAACCCGCCACATCGACCAGATGGCCGCCAACGGCGTAATGTTCACCGATGCTCATTCCTGTTCAGCCGTCAGCACCCCCACCCGCTACGGCATCCTCACAGGACGCTACAACTGGCGTTCCAGTCTCAAAAGCGGTGTACTCTACGGTTACTCCCGCCCTATCATCCCCACCACCCGCAACACCATGGCATCCATGCTGAAAGCAAACGGATATACCACCGCCTGCATCGGCAAATGGCATTTAGGCTGGAACTGGGGCACGAAACCGGGACATGAGAAACCTGACGCCAACGCCCTCAACGACGAAGACGTGGACTACTCTAAACCCATCACCAACGGCCCTGCCGACTTAGGCTTCGACTATTTCTACGGCTTCTGCGGCTCCCTCGACATGGCCCCCTATGTTTATATAGAAAACCGCCAGCCCACCACCACTCAAATAGTCACCGTACCCGCAGGAAAGAAACCGGGCTTCTGGCGTGCAGGCGCCATAGGCAACGACTTCGACCACCAGGACTGTCTGCCCACCCTAACCCACCGCGCAGTAGAGTACATCAACCGCCACGCGCAAAACGAACGCCCCTTCTTCCTCTATCTGCCCCTGCCCGCCCCTCATACCCCCATCCTGCCCGCCGAAGCCTTCAAAGGAAAAACCGGGCTGGGTGATTACGGCGACTTCGTCCTGATGGTGGACGATGTAGTGGGACAAGTGCGCGAAGCCCTGCAACGCAACGGCATAGACTCCAATACTATCGTAGTCTTCACCACCGACAACGGTTGCTCTCCCGCCGGAGGTATCCCCGAAATGGCAGCTAAAGGGCATCATGCCAACTACATCTGGCGAGGCATGAAAGCCGACCTCTTCGACGGCGGTCACCGCGTGCCCACCATCGTGGAATGGGCCAACGGTGCAGGTCGAGGCACCTGTGCGCAAACCGTCTGCCTCAACGACTTCTACGCCTCTTTTGCCGCCCTCAACCATTATACCCTGAAAGATAACGAAGCGGAAGACAGCTACAATATTCTTCCCCTCATCCGGAATCCGCACCACGCGCCAACCATCCGTGAAGCCACCGTGCACCACTCCATCCGCGGAGAATTTGCCATCCGTAAAGGAGCCTGGAAACTGTTGTGTTCCCCCAGTTCCGGCGGTTGGAGCTACCCCAAGCCGGGTGTGGACAAGGAAGCCATTGCCCAGCTCCCACCGATACAACTCTATAATATGAAAGACGATCCCACCGAAAGCAAAAATGTCTATCAGAAGCACCCCGAAATAGTCA